CCACGACGTCGGTCGGGTTCGCGAGCGGCCACGCGCCCGACACCAGGACCACGACCCCGAGGGCGAACTGACGGGCGCCGTCGGCCGACAGCTCCGGCACCCGCGTCCGGACCAGCACGCCGAGCCGCTCGGTGCTGGCCGCCGCGCGCCCCTTGAAGCTGCGGGCGAACTCCAGCGAGATGTTGCGCTCCAGCACCGGCGCCATCGAGCTGATCAGCTCGCACAGCAATCGCCGCTCGCCGAGCGTCACGGCGATCTTCCCCGCGACACGCTCTTCGCGCGCGAAGCCGGGATCCGCCGGCGCCGGGTCGCCGAGCAATCCTTCGAGGTCGTCGAGCCACGCCGTCCAGGCGGCGTCGAGGACCTCGAGGAAGATCGCCTCACGGCTGTCGAAGTAGCGGAGCACATTGGACTTCGCGAGCCCGACGCGGCAGGCGAGCTCCCGCAAGCTGATGTCGGCGACCGGGCGCTCGGCCAGCAGCTCCCGCGCGGCGGCGAGGATCGCGGTGCGGCGCGCCTCGATCTGCTCGGGCCGCCGGGCTCGCTGGAATCCGGCGCTCATGGCGCCGACAGTATCCGGTCAGCCGGTGGGCGCGGTCTCCCGGCGCGTCTTGACCCGCCGGTAGCTCCAGATCAGCAGCGCGAACAGGATCACCGACGACAGGATCAGGCTCGACCCGGTGCTCCAGCCGCCGAACGGCAGGGATTTCACCAGGCCCCAGACGATGCCCGCCGCCAGCAGCGCGAGCCCGGCCAGCACCGAGCCGGCGATCCGCAGCGGCGACGACACGCTGTCCTCGGCCGCCTTCATCGCCCGGTCGCGCACCGGGTCGACGTACCGCTCGAGCGCCGGGAACTCCGACGCCAGGAGCAGCAGCCCCGCGAGCACGAGCAGCAGTCCGGGGCCGGGCAGGACGAGCAGCAGCACCCCGACCACCAGCAGGACGGCCCCCGCTACCGTGATCGAGATCCGCTTCGCCTGTTTGCCGATGCCCACTGGGCGTCTCCCCTCGTTGTGCCCGATTGTTCCTGGTCGTGGCTCCGCGTGCCACCCACGAGTGCCCGGACCCTGGCCGCGGCCACGATCAGGCCGGCCGGCGCGACCACGCCGAGCACGACCACGAGCGCCGGCCAGACGTAGAGCACCTGGCTGTAGGTACCCCGTCTTCCGGCGAATACCACCCCGAGCAACTGCGGCAGGAACGCGAGCGGGACGAGCGGCAGCAACGGCGGCACGACCCGCCACCGCCGGGGCTTCCGCCCGGCCCGCCGGACGCCCACCACGGCGAGTCCCACCGCGAGCAACGCGAGCGCGGCGAGGATCCGGTCCGCGACCACCCCGGCCGGCAGCGCGGGCTCCGGCGAACCGCCCTGGAGGAGCGTGACCAGGCCCTGGGCGAGCGACTCGGCGTCGTTGTCCAGCGCGAGGCCGGTGTCGGCCACGACCGCGACGGCGTAACCGTCCGGCAGCAGGATCTGCGCGGCGGTGTGGGTGAACCACTCGCCGTTGTGGGAGAGCTGCCCCGGCCGGTAGGCGCCCCAGCCCAGTGCGTAGTCGCGGCCGGGCGCCGGGGTGTGCGCCAGCGCGACCGAGGCCGGCGACAGCACACCGCCGCCGTCCCGCTGCGCTGCCAGCCACTTCGCCAGGTCCTCGGCGGTGGTGACGACGCCGTGGCTGCCACCGGTGAACCAGTCCGGTTCGGCCGCCGGGACCTCGAACCCGAAGGCCCGGACGTACCCGGTGGTCCCGGCCGGCGGCTCGTCCACGGTGGAGCTCGACGCCATCCCGAGCGGCGCGAACAACCGCGTCCGCAGGTACTCCGCGAACGGCTGCCCGGCCACGACTTCGACGATCCGGGCGGCCACTTCGTAGTTCGGGTTGTGGTAGTGGAACTCCGTGCCGGGCTCGCTCGCCAGCCCGGCGTCCCGCAGCCGCTCGACGGCCTCGGCGAGCGTGTGCGGCTGCGGCAGCCTGAGGTCGGGGAACGCGGAGTCGGCCATCCCGGACGTCTGGTCCAGCAGCATCCGGACGGTGATCCGCGCGCACCGGGGGTCGGCGAGCCGGAACCCGGGCAGAGAGCGCGTCACGGGCTCGTCGAGGGTGATCCGGCCCGCTTCCACGAGCTGCAGCACCGCGAAGGCCGTCATGGACTTGCTCAGCGACGCGATCGGCAGCCGGGTCGACGCGGTGATCGGCGCGCCCGAGGCGTCGTGGCCGTAGCCGGCGACGCGGACGACGTCGCCGCCGTGCGTCACGGCGACCGCGGCGCCCGGCAGGCCCGTGTGGTCGAGGTAGCTGCGGACGTACCCGTCGACGTCGGGCGTCCCGGCGGCGGCCGCCGGGGTCGCGGTGCCGAGCAGGAGTACGGCGAGCACGAGGAAAAGCCTGGTCATGCGGGTCAAGGTAGGTTCTCGTCCCGGCCGCCGGCCGCTGCCGGACGACGTCGATCACCCCCTACTTTCGGCAGGGTATTGACAGCGCACCTATAGTCAACACATCGGTTGATAAACAGATTGGTTGATAAAGATGCCGGTTGACGAGGAGGCGCTGGACCGGGCGTTCACCGCCCTCGGCGACCCGGTCCGCCGAGCACTGGTCGCGCGGCTGTCACGCGGCGAAGCGACGGTCAACGAGCTGGCCGAGCCCTTCGCGATCACGAAGCAGGCCGTCTCCCGGCACATCCAGGTGCTGGAGCAGGCCGGGCTGAT
This genomic window from Amycolatopsis mongoliensis contains:
- a CDS encoding TetR/AcrR family transcriptional regulator; the encoded protein is MSAGFQRARRPEQIEARRTAILAAARELLAERPVADISLRELACRVGLAKSNVLRYFDSREAIFLEVLDAAWTAWLDDLEGLLGDPAPADPGFAREERVAGKIAVTLGERRLLCELISSMAPVLERNISLEFARSFKGRAAASTERLGVLVRTRVPELSADGARQFALGVVVLVSGAWPLANPTDVVAKAAAEVGATPEFADGLAEGLTNLLAGLVARRR
- a CDS encoding ArsR/SmtB family transcription factor, which gives rise to MPVDEEALDRAFTALGDPVRRALVARLSRGEATVNELAEPFAITKQAVSRHIQVLEQAGLITRSRDGQRRPCHLVPSALEALTGWIDTYRLATERSYRRLDAVLDTLEETP
- a CDS encoding serine hydrolase domain-containing protein, with amino-acid sequence MTRLFLVLAVLLLGTATPAAAAGTPDVDGYVRSYLDHTGLPGAAVAVTHGGDVVRVAGYGHDASGAPITASTRLPIASLSKSMTAFAVLQLVEAGRITLDEPVTRSLPGFRLADPRCARITVRMLLDQTSGMADSAFPDLRLPQPHTLAEAVERLRDAGLASEPGTEFHYHNPNYEVAARIVEVVAGQPFAEYLRTRLFAPLGMASSSTVDEPPAGTTGYVRAFGFEVPAAEPDWFTGGSHGVVTTAEDLAKWLAAQRDGGGVLSPASVALAHTPAPGRDYALGWGAYRPGQLSHNGEWFTHTAAQILLPDGYAVAVVADTGLALDNDAESLAQGLVTLLQGGSPEPALPAGVVADRILAALALLAVGLAVVGVRRAGRKPRRWRVVPPLLPLVPLAFLPQLLGVVFAGRRGTYSQVLYVWPALVVVLGVVAPAGLIVAAARVRALVGGTRSHDQEQSGTTRGDAQWASANRRSGSRSR
- a CDS encoding PGPGW domain-containing protein produces the protein MGIGKQAKRISITVAGAVLLVVGVLLLVLPGPGLLLVLAGLLLLASEFPALERYVDPVRDRAMKAAEDSVSSPLRIAGSVLAGLALLAAGIVWGLVKSLPFGGWSTGSSLILSSVILFALLIWSYRRVKTRRETAPTG